One segment of Comamonas thiooxydans DNA contains the following:
- a CDS encoding ABC transporter permease: MVSVTEQAALISLRGIRKHYGGVGEQPSVTVLHGIDLDIRAGEYVAVVGSSGSGKSTLMNILGCLDKASEGCYQFQGKDVSTLDSDALAWLRREAFGFVFQGYHLIPSESASENVQMPAIYAGLAKEQRVHRAQLLLERLGLGSRLENRPNQLSGGQQQRVSIARALMNGGHIILADEPTGALDSHSGAEVMALLRELADAGHTIIVITHDREVAAQARRVIEISDGRVVNDSAPDGIPNRAEVPLLTPQRNTATSAISWVAEISEAARSAWRGMRMNRVRTSLTLLGIVIGVASVIVMLAIGEGARRKVVEQMGTMGTAILYMGSKPPASGGPAGQITEDDLAAMRELPAIRRVMPVIGDPVTVRYGKADKQVYVFAASEEMPLVHHWRVAQGRYFTDVEDRDLAPLVVIGHKAHQHFFPEVANPLGLQLIIGNSAFEVIGVMSERGADSGAQDYDDMVFIPYQSGRARVYQAQTQPDYVVVEASSSELVHEAEGSIRSLLLARHGGREDFGIGNAAARIQAEAATRQSMAVMLGLIAAVSLVVGGIGVMNVMLMTVRERTREIGIRMAVGARQRDILRQFLTEASMVTIVGGGVGLLAGLGIGMTLLVSGVPVIFSVKAMLGAFACAVLTGLVFGFMPARTAARLEPVRALAGE, from the coding sequence ATGGTGAGTGTGACGGAGCAGGCTGCGCTGATTTCGCTGCGTGGCATTCGCAAGCACTATGGCGGAGTGGGCGAGCAGCCGTCGGTGACCGTGTTGCACGGTATTGATCTGGATATTCGCGCGGGTGAGTATGTGGCCGTCGTCGGCAGCTCCGGCTCGGGCAAATCCACTTTGATGAATATCCTGGGTTGCCTTGATAAGGCAAGCGAAGGTTGCTATCAATTTCAAGGGAAGGATGTATCCACGCTGGACTCGGATGCCCTGGCCTGGTTGCGTCGCGAAGCCTTTGGTTTCGTGTTTCAGGGCTATCACCTGATTCCCAGTGAAAGCGCTTCGGAAAATGTGCAGATGCCTGCGATCTACGCAGGCCTGGCCAAGGAGCAGCGGGTGCACAGAGCCCAGCTCCTGCTCGAGCGTCTGGGGCTGGGGTCGCGTCTGGAAAATCGTCCCAATCAGCTGTCGGGCGGTCAGCAGCAGCGGGTGTCCATTGCGCGGGCGTTGATGAATGGCGGCCACATCATTTTGGCCGACGAGCCCACCGGGGCGCTTGACTCGCATAGCGGCGCCGAGGTGATGGCTTTGCTGCGCGAGCTGGCCGATGCGGGACACACCATCATCGTTATCACGCATGACCGCGAAGTTGCGGCTCAGGCAAGGCGTGTCATCGAAATCAGCGATGGACGTGTCGTCAATGACAGTGCTCCCGATGGCATTCCGAACCGAGCAGAGGTTCCTCTTCTGACCCCGCAGCGCAACACCGCAACGTCGGCGATATCCTGGGTGGCTGAGATTTCCGAAGCTGCACGCAGTGCCTGGCGCGGCATGCGCATGAACCGGGTACGCACCAGCCTGACCTTGCTGGGAATCGTGATCGGCGTGGCCTCGGTGATCGTCATGCTGGCCATAGGCGAGGGCGCGCGGCGCAAAGTGGTCGAGCAGATGGGCACCATGGGAACAGCCATTCTCTATATGGGCAGCAAACCACCGGCCAGCGGTGGACCTGCGGGCCAGATCACCGAAGACGATCTGGCCGCCATGCGGGAGTTGCCGGCGATACGCAGAGTCATGCCCGTCATCGGAGACCCTGTCACGGTGCGCTATGGCAAGGCCGACAAGCAGGTCTATGTGTTTGCGGCCAGCGAGGAGATGCCGCTGGTTCACCACTGGAGGGTGGCCCAGGGGCGCTACTTCACGGATGTGGAGGACCGCGATCTGGCTCCGCTGGTGGTGATAGGCCACAAGGCGCATCAGCATTTTTTCCCGGAGGTGGCCAATCCATTGGGGCTGCAGCTGATCATCGGGAACTCGGCGTTCGAAGTCATCGGCGTCATGAGCGAGCGTGGGGCTGACTCCGGCGCCCAGGACTATGACGACATGGTCTTCATTCCCTATCAGTCGGGGCGCGCGCGAGTCTATCAGGCGCAGACACAGCCCGATTACGTGGTCGTGGAGGCCAGCTCCTCGGAGCTGGTCCATGAAGCCGAGGGATCGATCCGCAGCCTTCTGCTGGCGCGGCACGGGGGGCGGGAAGACTTCGGCATCGGCAATGCCGCAGCTCGTATTCAGGCCGAAGCAGCAACTCGCCAGAGCATGGCCGTGATGCTGGGGCTGATTGCGGCAGTTTCACTGGTGGTCGGAGGTATCGGAGTCATGAACGTGATGCTGATGACAGTGCGCGAGCGGACCAGGGAGATCGGCATTCGCATGGCGGTTGGGGCTCGACAGCGTGACATCCTGCGCCAGTTCCTTACGGAAGCCAGCATGGTGACCATTGTGGGTGGGGGCGTCGGTCTGCTTGCGGGGCTGGGCATCGGAATGACGCTTCTTGTCTCGGGCGTACCTGTGATTTTTTCGGTGAAAGCCATGCTGGGGGCATTTGCCTGTGCAGTGCTCACCGGCCTGGTTTTTGGCTTCATGCCTGCCAGGACGGCGGCCCGCCTGGAGCCCGTGCGAGCATTGGCGGGAGAGTAG
- a CDS encoding efflux RND transporter periplasmic adaptor subunit: protein MTVGQIKRWGSLGLLLFCAGGIALWWGSRPRVEYQSVAVQRGDVESTVTAIGTLQPRTYVDVGAQVSGQITRLLVSPGARVEKGALLVEIDPSVQRATVDAGRASLASLRAQIAEQQAQLKLAGQQLKRQQQLAAEEATRQEDVQIAEAQVAGAAARIDHLKAQMQQTQASLKADEARLGYTRIYAPMSGTVVSVDAREGQTLNATYQTPNILRIADLTAMTVWTDVSEADVRRVRADMSVYFTTLGSAGQEQARRWNSRVRQVLPAPPASVAPAAGNAAAPAAATKAVTYTALFDVDNKDAELLPQMTAQVVFVTGSAQQALTVPLTALQSEKDPQSQSVWVLTAKRQPEQRNVKLGVRSRHQVQVLDGVAEGERVIVGETLIPGGLRWLQW from the coding sequence ATGACGGTGGGACAAATCAAACGCTGGGGCAGCCTCGGGCTGCTGCTGTTCTGTGCTGGGGGTATTGCCTTGTGGTGGGGGAGTCGGCCCAGGGTCGAGTACCAAAGTGTTGCGGTGCAGCGCGGCGATGTGGAGTCCACCGTCACTGCCATCGGTACTTTGCAGCCCAGAACCTATGTGGATGTAGGGGCGCAGGTCTCGGGTCAGATCACCCGTTTGCTGGTCAGCCCAGGAGCCAGGGTCGAGAAAGGTGCATTGCTGGTGGAGATCGACCCCAGCGTGCAGCGTGCCACCGTGGATGCCGGCAGGGCATCGCTGGCGAGCCTGCGGGCCCAGATCGCGGAGCAGCAGGCGCAACTGAAGCTGGCCGGCCAGCAGTTGAAACGACAGCAGCAACTGGCCGCCGAAGAGGCCACAAGGCAGGAGGATGTGCAGATTGCCGAGGCCCAGGTCGCCGGGGCTGCAGCGCGCATCGACCATCTCAAGGCTCAGATGCAGCAAACACAGGCCAGCCTCAAGGCTGACGAAGCGCGTCTGGGCTATACCCGCATCTATGCACCGATGTCCGGCACGGTGGTATCCGTCGACGCGCGTGAAGGGCAGACCTTGAATGCGACCTATCAGACACCCAATATTTTGCGTATCGCCGATCTGACTGCCATGACGGTCTGGACCGATGTGTCGGAAGCCGACGTGCGGCGCGTGAGAGCGGACATGTCCGTGTATTTCACGACTTTGGGGAGTGCCGGTCAGGAACAGGCGCGTCGGTGGAACAGCCGAGTGAGGCAGGTGCTGCCTGCGCCGCCGGCCAGCGTTGCCCCCGCAGCGGGCAATGCGGCGGCGCCTGCGGCGGCCACCAAGGCCGTGACCTATACGGCATTGTTCGACGTGGATAACAAGGACGCGGAACTGCTGCCGCAGATGACGGCCCAGGTGGTCTTTGTGACCGGCAGTGCGCAGCAGGCATTGACGGTTCCATTGACAGCTCTTCAGTCTGAGAAAGATCCGCAATCGCAGAGCGTTTGGGTGCTGACAGCCAAGCGGCAGCCTGAGCAGCGAAACGTGAAGCTCGGAGTACGAAGTCGCCATCAGGTGCAGGTGCTCGACGGCGTGGCTGAGGGCGAGCGGGTCATCGTTGGCGAAACCCTGATTCCTGGCGGTCTGCGGTGGCTGCAATGGTGA
- a CDS encoding DUF3325 domain-containing protein encodes MTLWQSSLQAFALSMGGMTALAFAMDRHYAQLTSLDEVPAAHRMALRVLGGLLLLAVWLPSTRGWSATVSTLLVLGFWSLGALATVAGLSWSARHLAVAAAVAVLLGNVSCL; translated from the coding sequence ATGACTTTGTGGCAGTCATCGTTGCAGGCCTTTGCTCTTTCGATGGGAGGCATGACGGCTCTCGCTTTTGCCATGGACCGCCATTACGCGCAATTGACATCTCTGGACGAGGTGCCGGCAGCGCATCGTATGGCGCTGCGTGTGCTGGGGGGACTGCTTTTGCTAGCCGTCTGGCTGCCGAGCACCCGCGGATGGAGCGCAACGGTCAGCACCTTGCTCGTGCTGGGCTTCTGGAGTCTGGGGGCTCTCGCGACGGTCGCGGGGCTTTCCTGGTCGGCTCGACACCTGGCTGTGGCAGCCGCCGTGGCGGTGCTGCTGGGGAACGTCAGCTGCCTCTGA
- a CDS encoding PepSY domain-containing protein has protein sequence MQPAKKESGAGKGSFRQAQAWLHTWCGLWFSWLLYAVFLTGTLAVFEEPITHWMTPEHHAHEHAEARQAGTVPQAQASMSQRLQWSMGYMQRQHPGADMWELWPADAKGGGDLRVYWFDGDGQYAAAQLDPASGNALDASEAPKVRQTLGGHHFVDFHYQLHAGQLGLWIVGIAALAMLVALVSGVITHRRIFKDFFTFRARKGQRSWLDMHNAVAVLTLPFQLMIAYTGIAISCSTFMPAGIAAYFGSSAEAVKSFQVALNEPGKPQRSGQAMPVPDLESFVLRGQALIGQPVRAVVIDYPGDAAARIGIYGWNEADDLSKRLSPSSGMAMFSAATGELQQLRLPGGVDGGAASLAQSVIGGLHMATYGGLPLKWMYFICGLAGSAMMATGAILFMVKRRGKHQGEFGSSTSTVYRMIEAANVAAIVGLGIACAGFLGANRLLPVEISQRSRWELVVFFALWILALIHALLRSPPLAWRDQMAALAVLCLLLPLLNLVTTGEQLASYLLDGDWESAGVELFAVAVGVAAAGAWAWMRKASNLKPARKQMACELSTDLPVATDANAAKQGSLS, from the coding sequence ATGCAGCCGGCAAAAAAGGAATCGGGTGCGGGCAAGGGCAGCTTCCGTCAGGCTCAGGCATGGTTGCATACCTGGTGCGGCCTGTGGTTCTCCTGGCTGTTGTATGCCGTTTTTCTGACGGGTACCCTGGCCGTCTTCGAGGAGCCCATCACCCACTGGATGACCCCGGAGCATCATGCGCATGAGCACGCCGAGGCCAGGCAGGCAGGCACTGTGCCGCAAGCACAGGCTTCCATGAGCCAGCGTCTGCAGTGGAGCATGGGATATATGCAGCGGCAGCACCCGGGGGCGGACATGTGGGAGCTGTGGCCTGCAGACGCCAAAGGAGGCGGGGACTTGCGCGTCTACTGGTTCGATGGCGACGGCCAGTATGCGGCGGCCCAGCTGGATCCTGCGTCCGGAAATGCCTTGGATGCTTCCGAAGCACCCAAGGTGCGCCAGACATTGGGCGGTCATCATTTTGTGGATTTCCACTATCAGCTGCACGCGGGCCAGCTCGGTCTCTGGATCGTGGGCATCGCCGCGCTTGCCATGCTGGTGGCACTGGTCAGCGGAGTGATTACCCATAGACGGATCTTCAAGGACTTCTTCACCTTCCGTGCCCGCAAAGGGCAGAGAAGCTGGCTGGACATGCACAACGCCGTGGCGGTGCTGACGCTTCCGTTCCAGCTCATGATCGCCTATACAGGCATCGCCATATCTTGCTCGACCTTCATGCCTGCCGGCATTGCGGCCTACTTCGGCAGCAGTGCCGAAGCCGTCAAGTCTTTTCAAGTGGCGCTGAATGAACCGGGCAAGCCGCAGCGTTCGGGCCAGGCCATGCCCGTACCGGATCTGGAGTCCTTCGTGCTGCGCGGGCAGGCCTTGATCGGGCAACCGGTGCGCGCGGTGGTGATTGATTACCCGGGTGATGCGGCTGCACGCATCGGCATCTATGGATGGAATGAAGCCGACGATCTGAGCAAGCGTCTCAGCCCCAGCAGCGGCATGGCCATGTTCTCTGCCGCCACTGGAGAGTTGCAGCAGTTGCGCTTGCCCGGAGGTGTGGATGGCGGTGCGGCATCACTTGCGCAATCGGTGATCGGCGGGCTGCATATGGCGACTTATGGCGGGCTGCCGCTGAAGTGGATGTACTTCATTTGCGGGCTGGCCGGAAGCGCCATGATGGCCACTGGGGCGATTCTCTTCATGGTCAAACGGCGGGGCAAGCATCAGGGGGAGTTTGGCTCCAGCACCTCCACGGTCTACCGGATGATTGAAGCCGCAAATGTGGCGGCCATTGTGGGACTGGGCATCGCCTGTGCGGGATTTTTGGGGGCCAATCGTTTGCTGCCTGTCGAGATTTCGCAACGCTCCAGATGGGAGTTGGTGGTGTTCTTTGCGCTGTGGATTCTGGCTCTCATACATGCGTTGCTGAGGTCGCCGCCATTGGCATGGCGTGATCAGATGGCAGCGCTGGCTGTGCTCTGTCTTCTGTTGCCCTTGCTGAATCTCGTGACGACCGGAGAGCAACTTGCTTCATACCTTCTCGATGGTGACTGGGAGAGCGCGGGGGTTGAGCTTTTCGCCGTTGCTGTCGGAGTGGCGGCGGCTGGTGCCTGGGCCTGGATGCGCAAGGCATCGAACCTGAAACCTGCGCGAAAGCAAATGGCTTGTGAATTGTCGACAGACCTGCCTGTGGCTACGGACGCAAATGCCGCGAAGCAAGGGAGCCTGTCATGA
- a CDS encoding TonB-dependent siderophore receptor: MPFRLHATAVAVSVVCLLPGLSHAQEDAASTLAEVTVQEKAIPNVYGESSDSYAAGGVEVGKAAQSLREVPQSVTVVTRQRMDDQAMRTLDDVMKYTTGITREETWLDTTYLSRGMNITNFRFDGGAASSSRSGSRSLDMAQFDSVSVLRGADGLFGAGEAGGVLNFTYKRPQAKRQTQVLLSGGTMSNYRAELDTTGALNESGTLRGRFVAVNHDRKEMAAPSKLKRQMLYGALEMDLTSSTVATLGASYQKDRNTGFNASLPRYADGSDIGFARNTNFGAPWNWINRENTTVFAKLEQQLGNDWLLKTQLRHTRFNEGVNGAEIESSPDPVTLQGADWWIHQAKSRERETSFDINLQGSFDALGQRHDVILGLDQHRNSNTNRSLWPRVGPADVFNRIPPQDPGYPLGDWTSGSQTKTQKSGLYGSVRLRPVERWSVILGGRYVLQDRNTQHDMNGALTASSRESNVFVPYMGLMHELTKSTNLYFSTAEIYQSQAGKFSAPLPGTPLDPVRGRTYELGVKSELTPHLIASAALFRTDKKGEAVYDPAYPQTDWRGGCCYFRDGFKLSQGIDLEMTGRITPNLQLAVGYTYNSNEDRRKDSAQFSTVTPRHLFKAWADYRLSGDLRGWSVGGGVVAQSSNYRASGISAYNPATGRYDGAWTPYNFTSPGQAVWSARVAYAFSKDWSLAMNVGNLFDKTYYSTVGYAGYGNFYGEKRTVTVSLKGRF; this comes from the coding sequence TTGCCATTTCGTCTTCATGCCACGGCTGTGGCCGTCAGCGTGGTCTGCCTGCTGCCTGGTCTCAGCCATGCACAAGAGGATGCCGCCTCGACACTTGCGGAAGTGACGGTGCAGGAAAAGGCCATTCCCAATGTCTATGGAGAGTCGAGTGATTCCTACGCGGCTGGCGGAGTCGAGGTCGGCAAGGCGGCGCAGTCTCTGCGCGAGGTTCCGCAGTCGGTGACTGTGGTGACCCGTCAGCGCATGGACGATCAGGCCATGCGCACGCTCGATGATGTGATGAAGTACACCACCGGGATCACACGCGAAGAGACCTGGCTGGATACGACCTATCTGTCCCGCGGCATGAACATCACCAATTTCCGGTTCGATGGCGGTGCTGCCAGTTCCTCTCGCTCGGGCAGTCGCAGCCTGGACATGGCGCAGTTCGACAGCGTCAGCGTGCTGCGCGGGGCCGACGGCCTGTTTGGTGCAGGCGAGGCTGGCGGGGTGCTGAACTTCACCTACAAAAGGCCCCAGGCCAAACGTCAGACGCAGGTTCTGCTTTCCGGCGGAACCATGAGCAACTATCGCGCCGAGCTCGACACGACGGGCGCGTTGAACGAAAGCGGAACTCTGCGTGGTCGTTTCGTGGCCGTGAACCATGACCGCAAGGAGATGGCAGCACCATCCAAGCTCAAGCGGCAGATGCTGTATGGGGCGCTGGAGATGGACCTGACGTCCAGCACGGTCGCCACGCTGGGTGCCAGCTATCAGAAAGACAGAAATACGGGCTTCAATGCCAGCCTGCCGCGCTATGCGGACGGCAGCGATATCGGCTTTGCGCGCAATACCAACTTTGGTGCACCCTGGAACTGGATCAATCGCGAGAACACCACGGTCTTTGCCAAGCTGGAGCAGCAGCTCGGCAATGACTGGCTGCTCAAGACCCAGCTCAGACACACCCGCTTCAATGAGGGCGTGAATGGCGCGGAGATCGAAAGTTCGCCGGATCCCGTCACGCTGCAGGGGGCGGACTGGTGGATCCATCAAGCCAAGTCACGCGAGCGTGAAACCAGCTTCGATATCAATTTGCAGGGTAGCTTTGATGCCTTGGGTCAGCGCCACGATGTGATACTGGGTCTGGATCAGCACCGCAACAGCAATACCAATCGAAGCCTGTGGCCCAGAGTGGGGCCTGCCGACGTCTTCAACCGGATTCCACCGCAGGATCCGGGCTATCCGCTCGGTGACTGGACCAGTGGCTCGCAGACCAAGACGCAAAAGAGCGGCCTGTATGGTTCCGTTCGTCTGCGTCCCGTGGAGCGTTGGTCTGTGATTCTTGGTGGACGCTATGTGCTGCAGGATCGCAATACCCAGCATGACATGAACGGTGCGCTCACGGCCAGTAGCCGGGAGTCGAATGTCTTTGTGCCCTATATGGGGCTGATGCATGAGCTGACCAAGTCGACCAATCTGTATTTCAGCACCGCCGAGATCTATCAGTCTCAGGCCGGCAAATTCTCTGCACCGCTGCCTGGAACGCCTCTGGATCCTGTGCGTGGTCGTACCTACGAGCTGGGCGTCAAAAGCGAGCTGACTCCCCATCTGATCGCCAGTGCTGCATTGTTTCGTACCGATAAAAAAGGCGAAGCCGTTTACGACCCCGCTTACCCCCAGACCGATTGGCGCGGCGGTTGCTGCTACTTCCGCGACGGCTTCAAGCTGAGCCAGGGCATCGATCTGGAGATGACGGGGCGAATCACTCCCAATCTCCAACTGGCGGTGGGCTATACCTACAACAGCAACGAAGACAGACGCAAGGACAGCGCTCAGTTCAGCACGGTCACGCCGCGCCATCTGTTCAAGGCCTGGGCGGACTATCGCTTGAGCGGTGATTTGCGCGGCTGGAGCGTGGGCGGCGGTGTGGTGGCTCAGAGCTCGAACTACCGGGCCTCTGGCATCAGCGCCTACAACCCGGCAACGGGCCGTTATGACGGAGCCTGGACGCCTTACAACTTCACTTCCCCGGGCCAGGCGGTCTGGTCGGCACGTGTGGCCTATGCATTCAGCAAGGACTGGAGCCTTGCGATGAATGTGGGGAACTTGTTTGACAAGACTTACTACAGCACGGTCGGTTATGCGGGTTATGGCAACTTTTACGGCGAAAAGCGTACGGTTACCGTGTCGCTCAAAGGCCGTTTCTGA
- a CDS encoding tripartite tricarboxylate transporter substrate binding protein: MPSTSRRSFLQSGAAAGAAMLAPSAWAQSPWPSKPIRIIVPYTAGGFTDQMARLLQVGLQKALGQPIVIENKPGANSLIGVDQVAKSAPDGYTFGVVIAAYAANTTLYPKLPYNPGKDLVGVSLMGISPLVAAVSTNAPFKTTQELIAYAKAHPGKVSFGSSGSGSSAHLTTELMKLLTKTDMTHVPYKGAAPALTDLMGGQIPLFLDPPPNLIQPAKAGRIRLIGVASDKRLAVLPDVPTFAEQGIPDLMGSTWAAMIAPAGVPKEIVQRMSAEVARIIRSPEISQRMQQTMGTFAEGSTPEECDRFIAAETAKWGKVIREAKVTLD; the protein is encoded by the coding sequence ATGCCTTCGACATCTCGCCGCAGCTTTCTGCAATCGGGCGCCGCAGCCGGCGCCGCCATGCTGGCACCTTCGGCCTGGGCCCAGAGCCCCTGGCCCTCCAAGCCCATACGCATCATCGTTCCCTACACGGCGGGCGGCTTCACCGATCAGATGGCTCGTCTGCTGCAAGTGGGTTTGCAGAAAGCGCTGGGCCAGCCCATCGTCATCGAAAACAAGCCGGGTGCGAACAGTCTCATCGGTGTGGATCAAGTGGCCAAGTCCGCACCTGATGGCTACACGTTCGGAGTGGTGATTGCCGCTTATGCGGCCAACACCACGCTGTATCCCAAGCTGCCCTACAACCCTGGCAAGGATCTGGTCGGCGTGTCACTGATGGGGATCTCGCCTCTGGTTGCAGCGGTGTCCACCAATGCACCGTTCAAGACCACGCAGGAGCTGATTGCCTATGCCAAGGCGCATCCTGGCAAGGTCAGCTTTGGCTCCTCGGGAAGTGGCTCCAGCGCGCATCTGACAACCGAGCTGATGAAGCTGTTGACCAAGACGGACATGACCCATGTGCCTTACAAAGGGGCCGCACCGGCACTGACCGACCTCATGGGCGGTCAGATCCCCTTGTTCCTCGATCCTCCGCCCAATCTGATCCAGCCTGCCAAGGCCGGTCGCATTCGTCTGATTGGCGTGGCTAGCGACAAGCGACTGGCGGTTTTGCCCGATGTACCGACATTTGCCGAGCAAGGCATCCCCGACCTGATGGGCAGCACCTGGGCTGCAATGATTGCACCGGCAGGAGTGCCCAAGGAGATCGTGCAGCGCATGTCCGCCGAAGTCGCTCGCATCATCCGCAGTCCTGAGATTTCGCAGCGTATGCAGCAGACCATGGGCACGTTTGCAGAAGGTTCCACACCGGAGGAGTGCGATCGTTTCATCGCCGCTGAAACTGCCAAATGGGGCAAGGTCATTCGCGAGGCCAAGGTCACGTTGGACTGA